The Oncorhynchus kisutch isolate 150728-3 unplaced genomic scaffold, Okis_V2 scaffold4038, whole genome shotgun sequence genome segment aggaaggtgttcttagtGTCTTGTCATATATCTATATAGTATTTTCTCTCACCATTTAATGATGGGCTGTTTACTGCGGGCCTATCTATGGTCAATGGGACATTCattcacacacatgcaaacaaaaCATAAACAATATTTACATGAAAATATTTATTGTCATCAAGCTTAAAGGACAAACAAGGGAGCACACACTAAATCCCCCAAAATTTAAACGACCATAGTCATCATATTATCTCCACGTTAGGTGAATTAAGAAATGCCTGTTATATTTTGTTAATGGGATAGTAAGCAATACTAGTTGTGCTTTAAATGTTCCACTGTGATCATGTCCGTTTTTAAATAAGTCAACATAGAAATCCATTCCAACAGGCAAcggactttttttttttactcaatttCAACGTTTTTCTTTTGAAAATTAAAAATGATaatagctgtttgtaatgttgaTGAAGTTTTATTGTTCGCTCAACCTTAGTTCTGTCACATTACCGTTTATAATACATGTAATTTCTCCTAACGCCGGTAGAAGGCGCAAACGATTAAGCGTTAACGTTTTGTATCAAAGAGAATGGCATCCAACAGTAAACAGTAACATTTTGTCTTGTGCAAATGAGAAGTACCTGAATCGAAAGGTAATTCTTACAGATAATTCACACTATCATTCGACTAGTGGAAAGACAATGGTTTGGAAATGTGATGTTCATGAATATGTCCGTTTTGATTTTTATACGTATTGAAGGGCGTCACTGATGTTTATTTCTCATGGTGTGGAGTTCCGGAGTTCCTGAGTTCCGGAGTTCCGGAGTTCCTGAGTTCCGGAGTTCCTGAGTTCTTGGGTTCTTGAGTTCTTGAGTTCTTCAGTTCCTGAGTtcttggtgtgtgtttgtgtgtgatcagcTCATGATAATTGAGGATAAAATTGCGATCTCGATTGGAATATTTCAACTTTTTATCACAGGCCTATAATAATTTACTTTGACACTACACCTCAAATATAGTTTTCAATACCAAGTTGCTTACTGTATTTttgaaattatatatttttttaaacctttatttaactaggcaagtcagttaattaagaacacattcctatttacaatgacgtcctaggaacagagggttaactgccttgtccaggggcagaacgacagatttttaccttgtcaggtcggggattcgatctagcaacctttcggttacaggccaAACTCTCTAAACATTTAGGCTATTTGCCGCCCCGTAAATGTTTCCAAAACTTCCCCTAAAAGTCAAAATAATAATATTGCTGCAAAAATCATCGGAATTATTGATGTAGAGGATTTCATTAATTTCTAAATAAAGACGCGTCCTGAACAAGGATGGAAGCAAAACATTTAGGATCAATTATCTACGCATATCGATTAGACCTCGTTTTGTATTTTTAACACGTGTATAGGCTAGGCTACTGTAACCACACACTTAACCCAGAGTTCAAACCATCAGGCCATTTCATTTATATATCCTAATATTGTTTTGGATTCATTCATTTCACTATTTCACAGATAATTATCAGGCCTACATTGTAGACAATACTTTGGATATGATGTAAGGAGAGCAAATGGACACTATTCGCAATGCCAGTGTTACTCATTTTAATACGCTAAAAAGTTTTACCTACGTATCTAACAAGTAGCCTGATCTAAACGGATATATTTTCCAGCCAAACGTTGGGACAACATGCTGCTGGAAGACAGAATCCAGCGATGGCCTCTGCTGTGGCTGTAGCTCTACGGATCCTAACACGTTTGGGCGCATTGCTGCGGGGCTGATAAAGATTGACCTCCGTTTGACTCCTGAACCACCCGGTGCCAGGCGCTTTTAGAGAGAGACGTGACGGAATATTATTAGGAAAGACAAATACACGGACATTATTGTCGATGGGGTTTTCTTTGCTAATGTAGACTTGATATGTGAAACTTCTTCGAGAGGCGTGAATCATACAGAAGTCTATGCTCATGGCTGGGAAAATACCATTCATTATTGTTCATTAATGTAATTAATGTAAGCCTATTAAATGGTATTAGTCCATATAGAAAGTTGTGCATAAAGTTatgaaataatgatttttaaaaaCAACTTGTTTTATTCTAATATTAAAACACCGGCCTATATGACTTTCCCCCAATGACAATGTTCCAGTATGACATTGTTTAATCGTTAATTAACTGGActtttctccccttctccctaagTTAGACTGCAGGTCTACACATTGACCATCCCGTGCGTTACTCTCAAACAATGTCTCGAATTGTTATGTCAGTCGAATGTGGCGGTCAACTCAGATTTGACTGTCAGGAAAGAAATACCTTTTGATTTGATTACATGGACTCATGACATTATCCGTCCTCCGGAAGCAGATTAACGATGAAATTATGATATTTGCTCTCTCTAGAATGAGCTGACTCTCGTCAATGAGAAACCTAAAGAGCAAGAGTGAAAGTATTGCTGCTTGCCCCTGTTGTGGTCTAACGTCCTTTTATAGACGGTAATTGAAGCAACTTAATTACTTTATAATGCCACTCTGGTTCTGTGACAGCAGTTAGTAGCCTAGACGTTGATGTAATTCACCTTTCCATGTCAATTTAGACCAGGCTCGAGCTATTTACGAAGACGACCAATTTAGTTGGATGGAGATAGACACACAATTCTGAAAATACGAGGGCTAAATGTCATGTGGTATCCAGTCACGCATTGTAAAACGAAATGTATATCTCAATAAATCTAATATTTCTTAACGTAAATAAATCATTTTTTAGTGCCTAATAATATGTGAGGATATTTTCACTCACGTTTCCACCATATCGGCTGTATTAGGCTAGTTAATGTAGAACAACATCATTTAGGAGAGATAACTACTCACCATTGAACTACTGAAAGTAAAAGGAACACAACGAGGTCTAATCGATATGCGTAGATAATTTATCCTAAATGTTTTGCTTCCATCCTTGTGCGTAACCCACGATTCCCCGGGAATTCCATGAACCCGTGTGTCCTCGCCGCCTTCATATAGCTTTCCCAGTCTCACCGAGCCCGTTACAGTGTCTGCCCCAAGCCCCGTACATGTCTCACTCATCCGTCGGTCGGTGCACGGGGCTTTAATAGTAATTTCGTGACTGTAAATTTGGATCCCACGGCTCgggactggtggtggtggtaccacGGGAGTCGCGTCTGAATGTGTGAACTCTGTATTATCTGATATGACAGTGCGGCTGGCAGCGGGACATTATGATCGATGACAGATGAATCTGCAGGCTAACTTCAAACACCTTGTCATCAGGGCGTTTGGAGTAACACGTTATGAACAGCGACGGGATGGCTTAGCATAATCAGAAGACATAGCGGAGCCGTATGAAAGGCCATTCTCTCCTGGCATTTGTGTGAAATAAGTTGTCTATACGTACAGGTaatagcgagagagcgagagagagagaaagcgcgcgcgagagagagaaatgtaacatgtgtatgtgtatgcacATATAGCTGCCCAGGCGGAACATAATCATATAGCCTGTAGCCCACTCTCTTCTGGCATTTGTGTTGAAACAAGTGTAGTAACTCGTTTGAATAGCTTCTTATCAGTAATGTAGACTAACATGTATACATCCACCTAGTTCAAGCAATATAAGCATATATTGTATTGAAAATGATAAAGAAATACATACAATTGAATGTATAATTTGTCAACGATTTTCATTGATATCAGAGTTGTGTCGCCTAATATAATAGATCTATGGCTTTTCCATGAATCGATTTGTAAATAAATATTACAAAGCGCCCTTTTACACCCAACAGTAAGCTACATAGTCCTATGTGCACACGGTGACAAAGGGGTCATTGTGAGGAATAAAATGTCCTTTATTGACCAAATAACACGGTAATCCGATTATAGAAAATATTTAACAAAGTTAAAGTTTTTAATCTGGGGTAAAATCAACCCAATAAAACGTATAATGAGTTATTGTATCGGTTTAAAATTCATAGATATTGTATATAGGCTATCTCGGAAAAGTTTTAGAAAGTAAGGACAAGTAGGAAAGAGTTGGAAAATAGAacatgtgtgtgttattgtgttgttgagagagagaaagagagagagcgaagagcgAGAAGCCTAAAAGACAAATGAGAACGAGCTAGGGTTTGCGAAATATTCAAACATTTTGTGAAATGTATATATAGACTTATAACAAAAGACATGTTTTTAATTTGCGAGCAACGTTTTGTTTTGCAGCTCCCCACCAATGTGGCCTGAAATCGATcaatcaccaaataattgataaTCTCGAGATCCAATAGGGGACTCGCATCACTGTGCCGTGCTTCCATTGGACACCCCTGGCGGACTCGGTGAGCGTGCAGCGACTCGGAACGGCCCATTCGGcgcagagagggggaatgggtgACGGAGGGCACGACGGAGAACTGTACCACTCTGTAGCACTCTGACAGCAACATGAAGCTGACATGATAGAGAGACTCTAATCGAGTGACTTTTCAGCTTCAGTTTTAAAGAAAGACCAATTATACAGCACCATCAAAATGCTTTAGTAAACAGATTGttagtcaaatatatatatattttctaaaaAATACCATAATGTTGTCAATGGCCTATACAGTATCGGGCACACTAACTTCATCAAACCtaacgatatatatatatatatataccactttgtctatatatatatattagagatATAAATGTATCTCTAATCAAGCAATTCAACAATTTCTCCCAAATCAAATAGGCTACTTACTGTAAGACGATGTACAGTCTAATGTAAAATTGTGATATGAAATCATGAATCTGCTGTTTTGCAGAAGGGACTTATGGGATATTCCCTAAAAACATGCCACTTCAATACAAGTGACTtctcatagcaggttaggagagtaTTTTTGCTAACCCTTACACTAAccattttcctaaccttaacctaagtCTCCTAAACTGCTATGTTAATCTTCCTAACCTGCTGCAtgcattctcctaacctgctaagaACAGTCATAGCTGTATCGAAATGACATGTTTTTAGGGAGTCCCGCCCAGTTCTAGTCCAAATAGATAAAGACATCTCTACAATAACAGAGATGAGACATTCATAGGAATGATTAAGTGCATAGACGTGTTCAAGGTGGAAACTGCGTAAATGGTCAAAGAGGAAAGGCCGGGTATGTTGCAACCAAGAGCCCTTTAGAAGGACATTACCATAGGTTTATTTAAGATTTAACTACGTTCAAAAACATGGATTTGTCACGGATATAAATATAATTACAATAGCATACTGAAAGGCGTTTCCTACTGGgcacgtctattccacgttggtaaCGTTGATCCAACCACTGTGTTCCCATTGGGTTCTCTTCTACCTAGTAGCCTACTAgttttcacattattaaaatctGGAATGGTATCAAAGTCCTGAGACGATAATCTTAATCTTGGGATTAGTTGGAAAATCCACATTTGTAAatagaaagaagaaaaaaacacgaGTCAAACAAACACTACAGTAAAGTCGACTACACGACCAAGAGTCAGGGTGATATCCCACACGCCGAGGCTAAAGCTATGCATGCATGGCTTTGACCAGAGCAACACCACCAGGGGCTGAGGCATATTCTCCCTATAGCCTAGAACACAAACAGACAGGGGCTCGGAATACCCACTGACTGCTCAACTCGAGCTTTCGAAGGTCCTCCCAcgacacccccctcctctccgcGCGACTTGATGTAGCCCATTCGCATTGTGTATAACGCGACCTGTTATGGCCACCACTACTTCCGGGTTTCGGCAGTCTGGTCCATATCCACTCCTCAGTCGCGTTTCCCAACTACTCGCACCCATTGTACACAAACCAACGAGGAGTTGGCGACTGAGCACAGCATCGATCGAGGGCTGCTCCTTTAAGAAAGACTAAGCCTGAATTATCACCCCACCTCCTCCTGATCTCCTTTACAGGGCTTTTGCGTTTTAAAAAATCAACCCAGGAGCCGAGAGTGATCAAAAGAAAAACGAGTGAGCTGAATGTTTTGTGTGCATTTGACTATTCACATTAGGTGTGCTAACCCGTGGAAGCGCGGCGCGGATCATCATTCATTCCGGGCTACTTTGACAAGCCTCGGCGTTTGATTGACAGGCGTGGTGGCAAAAAGCCATGAGACTTCGCTAGTTTTGTTTTGAGGGGTATTTTCATACTGTTTTTTGGGAAAATAAGACTGGGGTTTCTCTCCCTATGCCACTGCCCTGGGGATAGCTCAGGCCCTATTCGCGGTTGCTTTGGACTGAACTTGAGCTGAAGAGGGCTGGCTTGAATTCATCGTTGCATTTCTCTTGCAAGAAATACGGATTCTTGAAAGATTTCGCATTTGGAATTTGCGTTTTTATTTGTTCTTCACCCTGGCCTCTTAGGGGATATATCCGAAgcgaaaggagagaagaagagagggactagaggagggatatggcgCAGCGGGTACGTAGCAAGACTATCCCGAAAAGTTTCACTGTAACTCCACTGTGTGAAAATGCAAAGCCATGAACACGGTAACGTGGCCAATGACAGACGCTCGCGGCGAAACTTTACTTTCTTCTTCAAGACCCCGCTGGACCGAATTCCATGTTTTGCAGTTTTGCATCTTTGGCACAATATTACGCACGGACGCACATATTTGCTTGCTTCGCGAACGCCCCGACTAGGGACATTAGAAGTGTCATCCTATCTGCTGTTTCCAGATTAGTCTTGACAGACCAGTTACTGGAAGAGAAACAATGAGCAATGGGACCAAACAAACCCAAACTTTATACTTCCAAAGTCGAATTTAAATTATTTGAGTCATTTGTGTAATTCATCAAATTCATGTAAAGGCTTTGAGGTTTGAATCTCTGAGTGTTTTCTGAGATTATAATTCATGATCATCTAGAGTTGCATCCTCAATTGTAGTTTATTACAAAGTAGGCCTAATAACGTTTAATTGAGTAATttgggtaaaaaaacaaacatttttgcaTATGctaataaaacacatttttgtcATGATGTGATGACATATGATTTGATACATAGCCTAAAACCCCCGGAATACTCGACTAGAtggtataatttttttaaattaaatgtaaGAGAGATCACACTTATTATTCAAATACCTTTTGCTTGATGGAGAGACACACTACATCAGTACCACGCGGGTCATTTGTGCACCTCTCCACGTGTCAGGGTCTAAATGGTAGTCTTTATAATATCGTGTCACGTTCAGAGTCCACAATACATCATTAAAATCACTCATTAATTCGTGAAAGAAACAGGCCCCAACATAAATGTTGTTTTAACTTTTAGTCAACGTGTTATACGTGTTGTGTGTCTGCGTGAAAAGACATATGCAGGCACACATTTAGTATGGGCGTATGGGGATGGAAAATATGGAGACAATTTACAACTACAAATGACTCCGGTTTAAATGTTCATCTATCTATACTAGACATCTTCAATGATCATCATTATGAGAAACAGAAACATACATTTAACTGCGTTTGTTAAATATATGAATGATGGTGTATTTGGCGTGTAATAACAGAGTAACCAATGTTACACAATTCTAATGATGCTCTAAAATTAGCAAACGCTGTAATTAAAGAGACTAAATGTTGTGAAAGCCTACTATCAAATAATTCCAAATACACAAAGACGAAACATGCATGCTTGTCATCCGTTTTATCCTGCTCatatatatttcagtttttgctaTTTAGTAGCCTAGCTTTGGAATTAAAGATCAGATTGAATAATGTTTTAACGCGATTATCCCTATTTTGTTACTATTTCTTATATGGTGGTGTAAATATTTAAAATACACTTGGAGCTACAGTTGAGCTTTAGGGGTATTATATGCTTATAAACAAGGTCACTAAGGCCAACCTCGGTAGACTTCgctttttatttattcattcattgGTAGGTTACTATTTACACGTTATATTGTTGTCTGCAAAGTGCGTAAAACCTCCACAGTCCTATAACTGTCCATTCAGTAGGAAACTGTGTTGTTATTGTGTATACAGTACGAAGACTTGCCCCACTACGGGATGGACGGGGTGGGTATCCCCACCACCATGTACGGCGACCCGCACGGTGCCCGCTCCATGCAGGCCGTCCACCTCAACCACGGCCCCCAGCTACACTCACACCAGTACCCGCACACAGCCCACAGCAACGCCATGCCGCCTAGTATGGGCTCGTCCGTCAACGACGCCCTGAAGAGAGATAAAGACCAGATATATGGGTAGGTGACTGTAGCTTACGGAGGTTATATATGAGCAACTTTGTGTGGGATTTCATATGTTTTGGTTGATTTTCTTGTTGGAGTTGAAAATGTGTAGACTATTAGGCCGTGAAGAGCGGTTGGGGAAAAGTCAAATACACGTGGGATTGTTACCTGGGAATTATGCTTGTTTTGTAAGAATCATTTATTGTCGAAAGTTGTGTTGACTTCTATAACTTGGGCACAAAGTTGTACGCTTTATGTACTCAAAATATAGGCTACGATATTTGCTGACACAAAATATTATGCACCCGTGACCCTGAGACCAATAGCTACTATGTGCAGGAGCACATTTTAGGCTATATGTTTTGGAAATTAAAATTCCAATTAGTTTATTGTAGTTTTACAAGGACCTGTAATTGATTACTACATATTAATATAACTAAATGGTGTGCAATGGTCATGTTATATGGCCAATTTCGAGGAGTTTTATGTAATAAAACAGACACCCAAAATTATGCACACCCTACATTAATTTAGATGAGTTAATTAAAATTCCAAAGCATGATGTATGTACGGTGACTGAACATGTCACAAATAATTTAACTATTTACTCAGTTCAGGCTTACTTGAGAGCGCCATATTTTTCTTAAATTCTAGACATTGGCTCTAACATATCCAGAACGGTCATATCCGCGATTTACAAATGCGACTAAAATGGAACAAATTGCACATATGAAACGTTGGATATTTTCAAAGACAAAGGCAGATCTAACCTGAAGGCTTAGGAGAACATACAGTGGTGCacaaaaaaagtacattttattCAAATCATTTGACACAATTATCTGTCAGTAAAAACTATATCGTTTGAATATTTTTCTGCACTAATAGGCTATAAACGCCATACATAAAACAGCATACACATATCACCAATTCCCAGAGCTATGCCTAGTTGTTGAGACTAGCTTATAGAACCAGTGTTGACCCCGGCCTTGTTCTCTGCGGTGACATTTGCTATTGTGTTTGATTCCATGCAGGCACCCCCTGTTCCCCCTGCTTGCACTGATTTTTGAGAAATGTGAATTAGCGACTTGCACGCCCAGAGAGCCTGGGGTCGCGGGAGGAGACGTTTGTTCATCGGAATCTTTCAATGAAGATATAGCAGTGTTTGCAAAACAGGTCGGTGAAAAAACGTTACGCGTTATTAACATAGGCTACATTATGCATACGATGTGTGTGGCTGAGCATAAACACATGTTTTTAAGCTGGGTATTTTGTTAAGTGTAATTACATGTTATTGTAAAGTTTAGCATTGGAAACGTTTTGAAACGTGTATTGTTTAGAAGTAGCCGAAAGTATTTGTTATGCCATTAACAGTAGTTTATGTTTAACACATTGTTCAATATTGGGAATACTATTTTAATATTAAATACATTATTATTTTCTCACGGATGTTGCCCATAAGTGTTGAAGTGTTCACGATTTTGTGGTTTTAGATTCGAGCAGAAAAGCCGTTATTTTCATCGAATCCAGAACTGGATAACCTGGTAAGACAAATATTGATTTGATTGTTCAAGAAGTGGGCTAAGGACTAAGAGCCAACGTGGATGTATCCAACATATCAGGGCTTGCCTTCATATTATGTCACGGTTTCTGAACACCAGACGCTGTTAGTTCAAAAAGTTTCTCCAACCACTGGAGGTTGTTGTTCTTCAATCCGGATTGTTTGATTTCATGATAGCCCTCGGTTGTCACGGTAGATGACCATCTTTTGAGGGCCGCATTAGAAAGCTGTCAAATGGATTTGGACTACATTTCCCTCGATGGAAAGTTATTATGTTAATAGTTTTCACTTGTAATGTAGGATAACTAATGCTTATGTCTGAGATAGCTTCTATTGTGTTTGATTGATTAGCCAATGTTGTAATGCCGTACGCTTATAATGTTGAATATCAGCTCGACATAAAATCAAAATTCAAAATCCAATTTAACATGAATAATTTTCTCCATTGTAGTTTCTTATATCCTCCCCAGAAACATATGCCTATTTCATATTAGGACATTTTACAAGCTAATCTTTTTTTATTGTTCTTTCAATATTTCAGATGATTCAAGCCATTCAAGTTTTACGGTTTCATCTTCTGGAGTTGGAAAAGGTAATATCCCAGCTCTCTGTTGCTGCCTGGCCTTGTCACACTTCATAGCTATGGGCGACatttgcataaatgtatttttctaGTCGGCTATAATTAGTGTCGAAATCAATCATGGGGCCTATTTCTCTTCCGCGTTGTAGCCTAATCACAACGCAAGCTGCTACAACTGCATGGAGCGGATATCTCTGTGACCAAATCTCTCTGAGAGCTAATAGTTTATTTTAGTGTAGATTACATACAAGGTGAATTAATTATATAATTTAAAGTGCGCTGTAGGTATTGGAGAATGCTAAAGGCCGAGAAAAGCAGCCCGCTGTAGCATAGATTGGCGTGACATTAGTGAGCTATTTTTTGATGTGGTATATTGATATGTTTTACCAATGGTAGCCCACTGTCCAAACAATTGATCAGTTGAAATGATTGTTAATTAACTTTCAGTAGGCCGAGTGTTGGGCTATTTTAATACAATTCAAAACATTATATAACAGAAGGGTCGTTGCCGGCTGTAGCAGCATTGTGTAGCGATGCATTTAGCCCATACAGCATGCACCATCCTCGGCATGACCAGGCGACATGCACCGGGTTGGTTCACTGGAGGAAATGAAGCAGTTTACCTTAAATGTCAATCAGTCGGGTCACCCCACCACCTCCCTAATGGACACAACCTGGGGCACTGATACGTTTAACACGGGTGTTGACTAGGTTGTAGCCCGCCAGTCTTCTTGTCATTGTCAATTTTCGTTGAAGTCTCAATTTTTCTCTGTAATAAAGTTACTCCATATTTCTGGATTCGGCTGGTCACGTGGGAGCGCACAGCAACACCACGTGCTCGCCTCAACCCATTTGGACCAGGTTGTCCAAGTGGCTTGTAGCTTTGTAGTTGCAGGCATGTGTCAGATATACAGTAGCTCATGTCTTTTCTTTCGGTGTGTTTTCCTATTCTCTTTGATGTTGTTCTATAGGTACACGAACTATGTGACAATTTCTGTCACCGGTACATCAGCTGTCTGAAAGGAAAGATGCCCATCGACTTGGTGATCGACGACAGAGAGGGCGGATCAAAATCGGACAACGAGGAAATAACAAGATCATCCGGGCCTCTTGATCAGGTAAtgtcacacctctctctctctctctctctctctactgggaaTATTCAGTGTGGTGTCTTCTGGGTCACTTCTCCGCGAGGCGCTGTTATTTGCATACGATTAAGACCGTTTTAGATTCCATCGGAATGAAAATTTCTCTGTATAATGTATCCATTATTGGCCCATTAAGGTTTGATCCGGGAACCGACCCGGGGGAGATTAGCCCGA includes the following:
- the LOC109885523 gene encoding homeobox protein Meis1 isoform X1 (The sequence of the model RefSeq protein was modified relative to this genomic sequence to represent the inferred CDS: added 543 bases not found in genome assembly), whose amino-acid sequence is MAQRYEDLPHYGMDGVGIPTTMYGDPHGARSMQAVHLNHGPQLHSHQYPHTAHSNAMPPSMGSSVNDALKRDKDQIYGHPLFPLLALIFEKCELATCTPREPGVAGGDVCSSESFNEDIAVFAKQIRAEKPLFSSNPELDNLMIQAIQVLRFHLLELEKVHELCDNFCHRYISCLKGKMPIDLVIDDREGGSKSDNEEITRSSGPLDQTSWNREHDDTASTRSGGTPGPSSGGHTSHSGDNSSEQGDGMDNSVASPSTGDEDDPDKEKKRNKKRGIFPKVATNIMRAWLFQHLTHPYPSEEQKKQLAQDTGLTILQVNNWFINARRRIVQPMIDQSNRAVSQGAPYTPDGQPMGGFVMDGQQHMGIRPPGAMSGMGMNMGMEGQWHYM
- the LOC109885523 gene encoding homeobox protein Meis1 isoform X2 (The sequence of the model RefSeq protein was modified relative to this genomic sequence to represent the inferred CDS: added 543 bases not found in genome assembly), with product MDGVGIPTTMYGDPHGARSMQAVHLNHGPQLHSHQYPHTAHSNAMPPSMGSSVNDALKRDKDQIYGHPLFPLLALIFEKCELATCTPREPGVAGGDVCSSESFNEDIAVFAKQIRAEKPLFSSNPELDNLMIQAIQVLRFHLLELEKVHELCDNFCHRYISCLKGKMPIDLVIDDREGGSKSDNEEITRSSGPLDQTSWNREHDDTASTRSGGTPGPSSGGHTSHSGDNSSEQGDGMDNSVASPSTGDEDDPDKEKKRNKKRGIFPKVATNIMRAWLFQHLTHPYPSEEQKKQLAQDTGLTILQVNNWFINARRRIVQPMIDQSNRAVSQGAPYTPDGQPMGGFVMDGQQHMGIRPPGAMSGMGMNMGMEGQWHYM